From Cellulomonas fimi ATCC 484, a single genomic window includes:
- the metK gene encoding methionine adenosyltransferase codes for MTDAPVRLFTSESVTEGHPDKICDQISDAILDAILDQDPAARVAVETMVTTGLVHVAGEVTTSAYVEIPQVVREVVQGIGYTSSHIGFDGESCGVSVSIGQQSPDIAQGVDKALEVREDSSDMDPLDLQGAGDQGLMFGYATDETPSLLPLPIWAAHRLAERLTEVRKAGIVPGLRPDGKTQVTIGYEGDRAVSLDTVVLSTQHDPDLNLENDLRPAIAEHVVAPVLASLELDTADHRLLVNPTGTFVVGGPKGDAGLTGRKIIVDTYGGFARHGGGAFSGKDPSKVDRSAAYAMRWVAKNVVAAGLARRCEVQVAYAIGKAHPVGLYVETFGTGTVADERLTQAIREVFDLRPAAIIRDLDLLRPIYRRTAAYGHFGRELPEFTWERTDRAADLLSAVG; via the coding sequence ATGACTGACGCTCCCGTGCGGCTCTTCACGTCCGAATCGGTGACGGAGGGCCACCCGGACAAGATCTGCGACCAGATCTCCGACGCGATCCTCGACGCGATCCTCGACCAGGACCCGGCGGCCCGCGTCGCCGTGGAGACGATGGTCACGACGGGTCTCGTGCACGTGGCGGGCGAGGTCACCACCAGCGCGTACGTCGAGATCCCGCAGGTCGTGCGCGAGGTCGTGCAGGGCATCGGCTACACGTCCTCCCACATCGGCTTCGACGGCGAGTCGTGCGGCGTGTCGGTGTCGATCGGCCAGCAGTCGCCGGACATCGCACAGGGCGTCGACAAGGCGCTCGAGGTCCGCGAGGACTCCTCGGACATGGACCCGCTCGACCTGCAGGGCGCGGGCGACCAGGGCCTGATGTTCGGCTACGCGACGGATGAGACGCCGAGCCTGCTGCCGCTGCCGATCTGGGCGGCGCACCGGCTGGCCGAGCGCCTGACCGAGGTCCGCAAGGCCGGGATCGTGCCGGGCCTGCGCCCGGACGGCAAGACGCAGGTGACGATCGGCTACGAGGGGGACCGTGCGGTCTCGCTCGACACCGTGGTCCTGTCGACCCAGCACGACCCGGACCTGAACCTCGAGAACGACCTCCGGCCCGCGATCGCCGAGCACGTCGTCGCGCCCGTGCTCGCCTCGCTCGAGCTGGACACCGCCGACCACCGCCTGCTCGTGAACCCGACGGGCACGTTCGTCGTGGGCGGCCCGAAGGGCGACGCCGGCCTCACCGGGCGCAAGATCATCGTCGACACCTACGGCGGGTTCGCCCGGCACGGCGGCGGCGCCTTCTCGGGCAAGGACCCGTCGAAGGTCGACCGGTCCGCCGCGTACGCGATGCGGTGGGTCGCCAAGAACGTCGTCGCCGCCGGGCTGGCGCGCCGGTGCGAGGTGCAGGTCGCGTACGCGATCGGCAAGGCGCACCCCGTCGGCCTGTACGTCGAGACGTTCGGCACGGGCACCGTCGCGGACGAGCGGCTGACGCAGGCGATCCGGGAGGTGTTCGACCTGCGCCCGGCCGCGATCATCCGGGACCTCGACCTGCTGCGGCCGATCTACCGCCGGACCGCCGCGTACGGGCACTTCGGGCGTGAGCTGCCCGAGTTCACCTGGGAGCGCACGGACCGCGCGGCCGACCTGCTGTCGGCCGTCGGCTGA
- a CDS encoding bifunctional 3,4-dihydroxy-2-butanone-4-phosphate synthase/GTP cyclohydrolase II → MSDVRLGTVEDALDALRAGRPVLVADSPDRENEADVILAAQSATPEWIAWTIRHSSGYLCAPMPAARADALDLPLMVPHSQDPRRTAYTVTVDAATGVTTGISAADRARTLRVLADPASGHQDLIRPGHVLPLRAVPGGVLHRAGHTEAAVDLCRLAGLEPVGAIAELVDDDGTMTRLPGASALAAADGLVLLTIEDIVAWRTAHDDVEPVPTDAGTLRDRVHATHTAYLPTRHGEFRIHGYRDLRTGAEHVALVPTAGLSATPVVRVHSECLTGDAFGSARCDCGPQLDAALELAAEQGGVVVYLRGHEGRGIGLLAKVAAYALQDEGRDTVEANLDLGWPADRREYGAAAAILADLGAHRVRLLTNNPAKVAGLRAHGIDVAEVRGLEVGRTPHNEAYLRTKATSMGHLLHLPPGTQRDAIPVRPVLAAPASPGADTTDHAFESLEDLA, encoded by the coding sequence ATGAGCGACGTGCGCCTCGGCACCGTCGAGGACGCCCTCGACGCCCTGCGCGCCGGCCGGCCCGTCCTCGTCGCCGACTCGCCCGACCGCGAGAACGAGGCCGACGTCATCCTCGCCGCCCAGTCCGCCACCCCCGAGTGGATCGCGTGGACCATCCGGCACTCCTCCGGGTACCTGTGCGCCCCCATGCCCGCCGCCCGCGCCGACGCCCTCGACCTGCCGCTCATGGTCCCGCACAGCCAGGACCCCCGCCGCACCGCGTACACCGTCACCGTCGACGCCGCCACCGGCGTCACCACCGGCATCTCCGCCGCCGACCGCGCCCGCACCCTGCGCGTCCTCGCGGACCCGGCCTCCGGCCACCAGGACCTCATCCGCCCCGGCCACGTCCTGCCCCTGCGCGCCGTCCCCGGCGGCGTCCTGCACCGCGCCGGGCACACCGAGGCCGCCGTCGACCTGTGCCGCCTCGCCGGCCTCGAACCCGTCGGCGCGATCGCCGAGCTCGTCGACGACGACGGCACGATGACCCGCCTGCCCGGCGCGTCCGCGCTCGCGGCCGCCGACGGCCTCGTGCTGCTCACCATCGAGGACATCGTCGCGTGGCGCACCGCGCACGACGACGTCGAGCCCGTCCCCACCGACGCCGGCACGCTCCGCGACCGCGTCCACGCCACCCACACCGCCTACCTGCCGACCCGGCACGGCGAGTTCCGCATCCACGGCTACCGCGACCTGCGCACCGGGGCCGAGCACGTCGCCCTCGTCCCCACCGCCGGCCTGTCCGCCACGCCCGTCGTCCGCGTGCACTCCGAGTGCCTCACCGGCGACGCGTTCGGCTCGGCCCGGTGCGACTGCGGCCCCCAGCTCGACGCGGCCCTCGAGCTCGCCGCCGAGCAGGGCGGCGTCGTCGTCTACCTGCGCGGCCACGAGGGCCGCGGGATCGGCCTGCTCGCCAAGGTCGCCGCCTACGCCCTGCAGGACGAGGGCCGCGACACCGTCGAGGCCAACCTCGACCTCGGCTGGCCCGCCGACCGCCGCGAGTACGGCGCCGCCGCCGCGATCCTCGCCGACCTCGGCGCGCACCGGGTGCGCCTGCTCACCAACAACCCCGCCAAGGTCGCCGGCCTGCGCGCGCACGGCATCGACGTCGCCGAGGTCCGCGGCCTCGAGGTCGGCCGCACGCCCCACAACGAGGCCTACCTGCGCACCAAGGCCACCTCGATGGGCCACCTGCTCCACCTCCCGCCCGGCACGCAGCGCGACGCGATCCCGGTCCGCCCGGTCCTCGCCGCACCCGCGTCCCCGGGCGCCGACACCACCGACCACGCGTTCGAGAGCCTGGAGGACCTGGCATGA
- a CDS encoding HAD family hydrolase, giving the protein MSAVAGRAVVLDLGNVLVRWDPYRAYEGRMPRDAVDRFFADVDFATFNHAQDAGRSWADARAVLARSHPQHVGALDLYVRHFADTLTGPVPGSAELVEDLRAAGVRLLGLTNWSAETFHHAQPAAPAIGLLEDVLVSGDVGLAKPDPAVFRLLAARYALDPARTVFVDDSPVNVDGARSVGFDGVVFTDATTLRADLTARGLLPPAAGTGPSAT; this is encoded by the coding sequence GTGAGCGCCGTCGCGGGGCGTGCGGTCGTCCTCGACCTCGGCAACGTGCTGGTGCGCTGGGACCCCTACCGCGCGTACGAGGGTCGGATGCCCCGCGACGCGGTCGACCGGTTCTTCGCCGACGTCGACTTCGCGACGTTCAACCACGCGCAGGACGCGGGACGCAGCTGGGCGGACGCGCGGGCGGTCCTCGCGCGCTCGCACCCCCAGCACGTCGGCGCGCTCGACCTGTACGTCCGGCACTTCGCCGACACGCTCACGGGGCCGGTGCCGGGCAGCGCCGAGCTCGTCGAGGACCTGCGCGCCGCCGGGGTCCGGCTGCTCGGCCTGACCAACTGGTCCGCGGAGACGTTCCACCACGCGCAGCCTGCGGCCCCGGCGATCGGCCTGCTGGAGGACGTGCTCGTCTCCGGGGACGTCGGCCTCGCCAAGCCCGACCCCGCCGTGTTCCGGCTCCTAGCCGCCCGGTACGCCCTCGACCCGGCCCGCACGGTGTTCGTCGACGACTCGCCCGTCAACGTCGACGGGGCCCGCTCGGTGGGTTTCGACGGCGTGGTGTTCACCGACGCGACCACGCTGCGCGCCGACCTCACCGCCCGGGGCCTGCTGCCACCCGCGGCAGGGACGGGACCCTCCGCCACCTAG
- a CDS encoding riboflavin synthase: MFTGIVEEIGTVRAVEAGTDDGGTPADARLTVHGPLVTSDARLGDSIAVSGVCLTVTDLPGDGTFTADVMPETLRRTALGDLTTGSTVNLERALAVGGRYGGHVVQGHVDGVGTVLRRDPGPRWDDVEIALPPELARYVAEKGSITVSGVSLTVTHVSDDAFGVSLIPTTLAATTLGTLAAGAHVNLEVDVLAKYTERLLTASAVAR, from the coding sequence ATGTTCACCGGCATCGTCGAGGAGATCGGCACCGTGCGCGCCGTCGAGGCAGGCACCGACGACGGCGGGACCCCCGCCGACGCCCGCCTCACCGTCCACGGACCGCTCGTCACGTCCGACGCACGCCTCGGCGACTCCATCGCCGTCAGCGGCGTCTGCCTGACCGTCACGGACCTGCCCGGCGACGGCACCTTCACCGCCGACGTCATGCCCGAGACCCTGCGCCGCACCGCGCTCGGCGACCTCACGACCGGCAGCACCGTCAACCTCGAGCGCGCCCTCGCCGTCGGCGGCCGGTACGGCGGCCACGTCGTCCAGGGCCACGTCGACGGCGTCGGCACCGTCCTGCGTCGCGACCCCGGACCCCGCTGGGACGACGTCGAGATCGCCCTGCCGCCCGAGCTCGCCCGGTACGTCGCCGAGAAGGGGTCGATCACCGTCTCCGGCGTCTCCCTCACCGTCACCCACGTGTCCGACGACGCGTTCGGCGTCTCCCTCATCCCCACCACGCTTGCCGCCACGACGCTCGGCACCCTCGCCGCCGGGGCGCACGTCAACCTCGAGGTCGACGTCCTCGCCAAGTACACCGAACGGCTGCTCACCGCCTCGGCGGTGGCCCGATGA
- the ribD gene encoding bifunctional diaminohydroxyphosphoribosylaminopyrimidine deaminase/5-amino-6-(5-phosphoribosylamino)uracil reductase RibD: MTSTVHGVPTPTAAASARVTPLEVAAMRQAMLLARRGPRHGANPRVGCVLLTPDGSVVGEGWHAGAGTPHAEVAALRDAASRGLPTDGATAVVTLEPCDHTGRTGPCTQALLAAGVRRVVVSVPDPNPVAAGGAERLRAAGVDVVTDVLAPDGRTLLGTWLASVERGRPFVTLKLATSLDGRVAAADGSSRWITSDVSRHHAHDLRAEVDAIAVGTGTVLADDPSLTARNAAGELHRDQPLRVVVGHRDVPAGARLHGPGGEVVHVRSHDPADVLRVLAEREVRHLLVEGGPTLAAAFLRARLVDEVHAYVAPVLLGAGPSAVADLGVTGIDGALRLTMRSVLPLGPDVLVVATPEPPTPEATTPEPTIPGDPEAPHDTRPDDTVPTTHPADQEA, encoded by the coding sequence ATGACGAGCACCGTGCACGGCGTCCCGACGCCGACCGCGGCCGCGTCCGCCCGCGTCACGCCGCTCGAGGTCGCCGCGATGCGGCAGGCGATGCTGCTCGCGCGGCGCGGTCCCCGGCACGGCGCGAACCCGCGCGTCGGCTGCGTGCTGCTCACGCCCGACGGCAGCGTCGTGGGCGAGGGGTGGCACGCCGGTGCGGGCACCCCGCACGCCGAGGTCGCCGCGCTGCGGGACGCCGCCTCGCGCGGCCTGCCGACCGACGGCGCGACCGCCGTCGTGACGCTCGAGCCGTGCGACCACACCGGCCGCACCGGACCGTGCACGCAGGCGCTGCTCGCCGCGGGGGTCCGCCGTGTCGTCGTCAGCGTCCCCGACCCCAACCCCGTGGCCGCGGGGGGCGCCGAGCGGCTGCGCGCCGCGGGCGTCGACGTCGTCACCGACGTGCTCGCCCCGGACGGCCGGACCCTGCTCGGCACGTGGCTCGCGTCCGTCGAGCGCGGCCGCCCGTTCGTCACCCTCAAGCTCGCGACGTCCCTCGACGGGCGCGTCGCCGCAGCCGACGGCAGCAGCCGGTGGATCACCTCCGACGTCAGCCGGCACCACGCGCACGACCTGCGCGCCGAGGTCGACGCGATCGCCGTCGGGACCGGGACCGTGCTCGCCGACGACCCGAGCCTCACCGCCCGCAACGCGGCCGGGGAGCTGCACCGCGACCAGCCGCTGCGCGTCGTCGTGGGCCACCGCGACGTCCCCGCGGGCGCCCGGCTGCACGGACCCGGGGGAGAGGTCGTCCACGTCCGCTCGCACGACCCCGCCGACGTCCTGCGCGTGCTCGCCGAGCGTGAGGTCCGCCACCTGCTCGTCGAGGGCGGCCCCACGCTCGCCGCCGCGTTCCTGCGGGCCCGGCTCGTCGACGAGGTCCACGCCTACGTCGCGCCCGTCCTGCTCGGGGCCGGCCCGTCCGCCGTCGCCGACCTCGGCGTGACCGGCATCGACGGTGCGCTGCGCCTGACCATGCGCAGCGTCCTGCCGCTCGGCCCCGACGTCCTCGTCGTCGCCACCCCCGAGCCCCCCACCCCCGAGGCCACCACCCCCGAGCCCACCATCCCCGGGGACCCCGAAGCCCCGCACGACACCCGTCCGGACGACACCGTCCCCACCACGCACCCGGCCGACCAGGAGGCCTGA
- a CDS encoding RsmB/NOP family class I SAM-dependent RNA methyltransferase: MTPPSDGDRAHRGERPGRDGRSGRDDAGGRDARGRQRGAARREGRGTRTSAAPAQRRRSGDAARRAAFDTLRAVAEGDAYANLVLPPMLRERGVQGRDAAFATELAYGTLRLRGRYDAVVELAAARPVDRIDAPVLDLLRLGTHQLLGMRVPAHAAVSETVGLAREVTGAGPAQFVNAVLRAVSREPWPRWEERIGDAADPDGDDPVARLAVVGSHPAWVVRALRESLVGNGRAADEITGLLEADNTAPLVTLVARPGLATTAELSPAASSAGGGVPDGPAPTGAAGTTAGTTGTTAGATPGAPEGRPAATPGATARGTLSPTALVLPGGDPAALPAVREARAGVQDDGSQLVALALAAAPLDGPDDRWLDLCAGPGGKAALLGALAAQRGARLVANEVQPHRARLVQQSLRAVPREAVEDVRTGDGRDVDQQEPGAFDRVMVDAPCTGLGALRRRPESRWRRTPADLAPLTALQRELLASALHAVRVGGVVAYVTCSPHLAETRLVVQDVLRAVGRAGLTVERLDTPAVVRAVATRDVELPDRDDVQLWPHVHGTDAMHLTLLRRTA, translated from the coding sequence GTGACCCCGCCGTCGGACGGCGACCGCGCGCACCGGGGCGAGCGGCCGGGACGCGACGGCCGGTCAGGCCGGGACGACGCCGGCGGCCGGGACGCCCGCGGACGACAGCGCGGCGCCGCACGCCGCGAGGGCCGGGGCACCCGGACCTCCGCGGCCCCCGCCCAGCGGCGCCGATCGGGCGACGCCGCGCGCCGCGCCGCGTTCGACACGCTGCGGGCCGTCGCCGAGGGCGACGCCTACGCCAACCTCGTGCTGCCGCCGATGCTGCGCGAGCGCGGCGTGCAGGGCCGGGACGCCGCCTTCGCGACCGAGCTCGCCTACGGCACCCTGCGGCTGCGGGGCCGGTACGACGCCGTCGTCGAGCTCGCCGCGGCCCGACCCGTGGACCGGATCGACGCACCCGTCCTCGACCTCCTGCGGCTCGGGACGCACCAGCTCCTCGGCATGCGCGTCCCGGCGCACGCCGCGGTGTCCGAGACCGTCGGTCTCGCGCGCGAGGTCACGGGCGCCGGACCCGCGCAGTTCGTCAACGCGGTGCTGCGTGCCGTGTCGCGCGAGCCGTGGCCGCGCTGGGAGGAGCGCATCGGCGACGCCGCCGACCCGGACGGCGACGACCCCGTCGCGCGCCTCGCCGTGGTCGGCAGCCACCCCGCGTGGGTCGTGCGTGCGCTGCGCGAGTCGCTCGTCGGCAACGGCCGCGCCGCGGACGAGATCACGGGCCTGCTGGAGGCCGACAACACCGCACCCCTCGTGACCCTCGTCGCACGGCCCGGGCTCGCGACGACGGCCGAGCTCTCGCCCGCGGCGAGCTCGGCCGGGGGCGGCGTCCCCGACGGTCCTGCGCCGACCGGGGCGGCGGGCACGACGGCCGGCACGACGGGCACGACGGCGGGCGCCACGCCCGGCGCCCCCGAGGGCCGCCCGGCGGCCACGCCCGGCGCGACGGCGAGAGGGACCCTGTCGCCGACCGCTCTCGTGCTCCCGGGCGGCGACCCCGCGGCGCTCCCCGCGGTCCGTGAGGCGCGCGCCGGCGTGCAGGACGACGGCAGCCAGCTCGTGGCGCTCGCGCTCGCGGCGGCGCCGCTGGACGGTCCGGACGACCGGTGGCTCGACCTGTGCGCCGGCCCCGGCGGGAAGGCGGCGCTGCTCGGTGCGCTGGCCGCGCAGCGGGGGGCCCGGCTCGTCGCGAACGAGGTGCAGCCGCACCGGGCCCGGCTCGTGCAGCAGTCGCTCCGCGCGGTCCCGCGCGAGGCGGTCGAGGACGTGCGGACGGGCGACGGTCGCGACGTGGACCAGCAGGAGCCCGGCGCGTTCGACCGCGTCATGGTCGACGCGCCCTGCACGGGGCTGGGGGCGCTGCGGCGGCGGCCCGAGTCGCGCTGGCGGCGCACGCCCGCCGACCTCGCGCCGCTCACGGCCCTGCAGCGCGAGCTGCTCGCGTCGGCGTTGCACGCGGTGCGCGTGGGCGGCGTCGTCGCGTACGTGACGTGCTCGCCGCACCTGGCCGAGACGCGCCTGGTCGTGCAGGACGTGCTCCGCGCCGTCGGGCGCGCCGGGCTCACGGTCGAGAGGCTGGACACGCCCGCCGTCGTGCGCGCGGTCGCCACGCGTGACGTCGAGCTGCCCGACCGGGACGACGTGCAGCTGTGGCCGCACGTGCACGGCACCGACGCGATGCACCTGACGCTCCTGCGCCGCACCGCCTGA
- the rpe gene encoding ribulose-phosphate 3-epimerase: MSALINPSILSADFANLERDLARIATADWAHVDVMDNHFVPNLTIGLPVVRRLAQVSPVPLDVHLMIDDADRWAPAFAEAGAGSVTFHAEAAQAPVRLARELRSAGVRVGVALRPATPVEPFVDLLAEIDMVLVMTVEPGFGGQSFIEGTLPKVRRTRAAIDAAGLDTWVQVDGGVARDTIGRIAAAGANVFVAGSAVYGADDVAGEIEALRALADAAS; this comes from the coding sequence GTGTCCGCGCTGATCAACCCGAGCATCCTGTCCGCCGACTTCGCGAACCTCGAGCGTGACCTCGCCCGGATCGCGACCGCCGACTGGGCCCACGTCGACGTCATGGACAACCATTTCGTGCCCAACCTCACGATCGGCCTGCCGGTCGTGCGGCGCCTCGCGCAGGTGTCCCCGGTGCCGCTCGACGTGCACCTGATGATCGACGACGCCGACCGGTGGGCCCCCGCGTTCGCCGAGGCCGGCGCCGGGTCCGTGACGTTCCACGCGGAGGCGGCGCAGGCGCCCGTGCGGCTGGCGCGCGAGCTGCGGTCGGCCGGCGTGCGGGTCGGTGTCGCGCTGCGGCCCGCCACGCCCGTCGAGCCGTTCGTCGACCTGCTGGCCGAGATCGACATGGTGCTCGTCATGACGGTCGAGCCCGGCTTCGGCGGTCAGTCGTTCATCGAGGGCACGCTGCCCAAGGTCCGGCGCACGCGCGCGGCGATCGACGCGGCGGGCCTCGACACGTGGGTGCAGGTCGACGGGGGCGTCGCACGCGACACGATCGGGCGGATCGCCGCAGCCGGCGCGAACGTGTTCGTCGCCGGGTCCGCGGTGTACGGCGCGGACGACGTCGCGGGGGAGATCGAGGCGCTGCGCGCGCTCGCCGACGCGGCGTCCTGA
- a CDS encoding primosomal protein N': protein MTSGEQLVLDGVPGPRRRARPRLGAAALEPAEHLPVARVLVDVSPAHLDRPFEYLVPARADDAAAPGVRVKVRFGGQDVDGYLLERAEQAEHVGQLAPLRRVVSPEPVLTPDVLTLARAVADRWAGTLSDVLRLAVPARHARTEAERFAGRGDGEAVGPPAAGAPAWAPYRGGPAFVQHVLAGGAPRAVWTALPGAPGERWDDAVAQAVAACVLGGRGALVVVPDARDVARVLDALARAGVPAWSPERAGGAVRLAADDGPAARYRAFLAALRGSADVVVGTRASAFAPVHDLGLVVCWDDGDALHAEPRAPYPHVREVLALRSDLAGCALLVGGHGRTVEAQALVESGWAKEVAADRATTRARTPRVRALTSVELAREGPAAAARLPSPAWRTLRDRLADGPVLVQVPRAGYVPVVACGRCRADARCGTCHGPLGITGQDGVPTCGWCGRLATGWRCGECGGTALRSVRVGSERTAEELGRAFPGVPVRVSGARASGGVLASVPDVPAVVVATPGAEPVAPSGYAAALLLDAAVGASGAGLGATVGVLRRWLTAAALVRPADDGGQVLLVGDAPERPTQALVRWDPAGLAARESAERAELGLPPAVRVAAVTGPRDAVEALLARVDVEGAEVLGPVPVPTAPAPGELAVLEPDVRALVRVPRARGAALARAVAASLAVRSARREGGSLRVQVDPADLT from the coding sequence GTGACGTCGGGCGAGCAGCTCGTGCTCGACGGCGTCCCCGGCCCACGTCGGCGCGCCCGCCCCCGGCTCGGCGCCGCCGCGCTGGAGCCGGCCGAGCACCTGCCCGTCGCGCGCGTGCTGGTGGACGTGTCGCCCGCCCACCTCGACCGGCCGTTCGAGTACCTCGTCCCCGCCCGGGCGGACGACGCGGCCGCGCCCGGTGTGCGCGTCAAGGTGCGGTTCGGCGGCCAGGACGTCGACGGGTACCTCCTCGAGCGTGCGGAGCAGGCCGAGCACGTCGGACAGCTCGCGCCGCTGCGCCGCGTCGTCTCGCCCGAGCCGGTGCTCACGCCGGACGTGCTCACGCTCGCCCGGGCGGTCGCCGACCGGTGGGCCGGGACGCTGTCCGACGTGCTGCGCCTGGCGGTGCCGGCCCGGCACGCCCGCACCGAGGCGGAGCGGTTCGCGGGCCGGGGCGACGGCGAGGCCGTCGGGCCTCCCGCGGCGGGAGCGCCCGCGTGGGCGCCGTACCGCGGCGGGCCCGCGTTCGTGCAGCACGTCCTGGCGGGCGGCGCGCCGCGCGCCGTGTGGACGGCCCTGCCCGGGGCGCCGGGGGAGCGGTGGGACGACGCGGTCGCCCAGGCCGTCGCGGCGTGCGTGCTCGGCGGACGCGGTGCGCTCGTCGTCGTGCCGGACGCGCGGGACGTCGCGCGCGTCCTGGACGCCCTCGCGCGCGCCGGGGTGCCCGCGTGGTCGCCCGAGCGGGCGGGCGGGGCGGTCCGGCTCGCGGCGGACGACGGGCCGGCCGCCCGCTACCGGGCGTTCCTGGCCGCCCTGCGGGGCTCGGCGGACGTGGTCGTCGGCACGCGCGCGTCCGCGTTCGCGCCCGTGCACGACCTGGGGCTCGTCGTGTGCTGGGACGACGGCGACGCGCTGCACGCCGAGCCGCGGGCGCCGTACCCGCACGTGCGGGAGGTCCTCGCGCTGCGGTCGGACCTCGCCGGGTGCGCGCTGCTGGTCGGCGGCCACGGGCGCACGGTCGAGGCGCAGGCGCTCGTCGAGTCCGGCTGGGCGAAGGAGGTCGCCGCGGACCGTGCCACGACGCGCGCGCGCACGCCGCGGGTGCGCGCCCTGACCTCCGTCGAGCTCGCGCGCGAGGGCCCGGCCGCCGCGGCGCGGCTGCCCTCCCCGGCGTGGCGGACGCTGCGCGACCGGCTCGCGGACGGCCCCGTGCTCGTGCAGGTGCCGCGCGCGGGGTACGTGCCCGTCGTCGCGTGCGGGCGGTGCCGTGCCGACGCGCGGTGCGGCACGTGCCACGGGCCGCTCGGGATCACCGGCCAGGACGGCGTGCCGACGTGCGGCTGGTGCGGGCGGCTCGCGACCGGGTGGCGCTGCGGCGAGTGCGGCGGCACGGCCCTGCGGTCGGTGCGCGTCGGGTCCGAACGCACCGCCGAGGAGCTCGGCCGGGCGTTCCCGGGAGTCCCGGTCCGGGTGTCCGGCGCGCGCGCGTCGGGCGGCGTGCTCGCGTCCGTGCCGGACGTCCCCGCCGTCGTCGTGGCGACGCCCGGCGCGGAGCCGGTGGCGCCGTCCGGGTACGCCGCCGCGCTGCTGCTCGACGCCGCCGTCGGGGCGTCCGGCGCGGGCCTCGGGGCGACCGTCGGCGTGCTGCGCCGGTGGCTCACCGCCGCCGCGCTCGTGCGGCCGGCCGACGACGGCGGGCAGGTCCTGCTCGTCGGCGACGCCCCGGAGCGCCCCACGCAGGCCCTCGTCCGCTGGGACCCCGCGGGGCTCGCGGCGCGCGAGTCGGCGGAGCGGGCCGAGCTGGGCCTGCCGCCCGCGGTCCGCGTCGCGGCCGTGACCGGGCCGCGCGACGCCGTCGAGGCCCTGCTCGCGCGTGTCGACGTCGAGGGGGCGGAGGTGCTGGGGCCCGTGCCCGTGCCGACGGCGCCCGCACCGGGCGAGCTCGCGGTCCTCGAGCCCGACGTGCGCGCCCTCGTCCGCGTCCCGCGCGCCCGCGGTGCCGCGCTCGCGCGGGCCGTCGCCGCGTCGCTGGCCGTGCGCAGCGCGCGCCGCGAGGGCGGCTCGCTGCGGGTCCAGGTCGACCCGGCGGACCTCACGTGA
- the fmt gene encoding methionyl-tRNA formyltransferase, whose protein sequence is MRLLFAGTPAAAVPSLEALLASRHEVVAVLTRPDARAGRGRTLAPSPVKARALEAGIEVLTPARPRGEEFVARLAELDVDAAPVVAYGALLPAEVLDVPRHGWVNLHFSVLPAWRGAAPVQHALIAGDEVTGATTFRIEQGLDTGPVLGTLTETVRPRDTAGDLLTRLATSGAGLLVATLDALEDGELVAVPQPADGVSHAPKIEAEDARVRWSHPVHAVDRRIRGCTPAPGAWTTLPDGARLGLGPVLPRPDVTELAPGELRAGRREVLVGAGGGAVQLGDVTPPGKRAMPAADWARGARPADGTVLGGAA, encoded by the coding sequence ATGCGACTGCTCTTCGCCGGAACCCCTGCGGCCGCGGTGCCGTCGCTCGAGGCGCTCCTCGCCTCCCGTCACGAGGTCGTCGCGGTCCTCACGCGTCCCGACGCCCGTGCGGGCCGCGGCCGGACCCTCGCGCCCAGCCCCGTCAAGGCGCGCGCGCTCGAGGCCGGCATCGAGGTGCTCACGCCGGCGCGCCCGCGTGGCGAGGAGTTCGTCGCCCGGCTCGCCGAGCTCGACGTCGACGCCGCGCCCGTCGTCGCGTACGGCGCGCTCCTGCCCGCGGAGGTCCTCGACGTCCCCCGGCACGGCTGGGTCAACCTGCACTTCTCGGTCCTGCCCGCGTGGCGCGGCGCCGCACCCGTGCAGCACGCGCTCATCGCCGGCGACGAGGTCACCGGCGCGACCACCTTCCGCATCGAGCAGGGTCTCGACACCGGCCCCGTCCTCGGCACGCTGACCGAGACGGTCCGCCCCCGCGACACCGCGGGCGACCTGCTCACGCGGCTGGCCACGTCCGGTGCCGGACTGCTCGTCGCGACGCTCGACGCCCTCGAGGACGGGGAGCTGGTCGCCGTCCCGCAGCCCGCCGACGGCGTGAGCCACGCCCCGAAGATCGAGGCGGAGGACGCGCGCGTGCGCTGGTCGCACCCCGTGCACGCCGTCGACCGGCGCATCCGGGGCTGCACGCCCGCACCCGGCGCCTGGACCACGCTGCCGGACGGCGCGCGCCTCGGCCTCGGCCCCGTGCTGCCCCGACCCGACGTCACCGAGCTGGCGCCCGGCGAGCTGCGTGCCGGCCGGCGCGAGGTCCTCGTCGGCGCGGGCGGTGGTGCCGTCCAGCTCGGCGACGTCACCCCGCCCGGGAAGCGCGCCATGCCCGCCGCGGACTGGGCGCGTGGCGCACGACCCGCCGACGGCACCGTCCTGGGCGGCGCCGCGTGA